In Penaeus monodon isolate SGIC_2016 chromosome 15, NSTDA_Pmon_1, whole genome shotgun sequence, a genomic segment contains:
- the LOC119582348 gene encoding formin-2-like (The sequence of the model RefSeq protein was modified relative to this genomic sequence to represent the inferred CDS: added 216 bases not found in genome assembly), protein MKVISYGSHDEDCELLSYSERECHGNGTEQRGRRSGSSGDVGVVDSNVLRKVASLTLDRATIEKRVVKPKFVPEKLDFKIYEKFEGQMLINWFVSAFSEGHYLRHVITPQDLKILATQFCTHLLAAGVIRQIEDSGAPLELLFRPDLMYYWSHTEASPAQILTPGKLSPSAWPPPNFAELISSSRPGAKYTEAGPLPDVSPHSDTNGIVIEAEVDDNKNGEGEEFQQVVMGLKREHKESLDRVERDQEVNLFNLRGEQAEKLCQYEQKIRELEVELEKLKTVSAIQELTAKTCADFDSPSIPLSPKKAPASPGSGPPFPGMGPPPPPVPPGMRGPPPPPFGGPAPFPAPPPGGWNAARPAAVPVLRKAPVNPKMAMKPLYWTRIQLKTPKPPKPEPEEEDEVDSKNETKEEKAEEEEKEKEEEEEAKAKEEGEKEAGEKEAGEVKEEEETKEKSDKKEGSLKRAKKRKADIPLWDEIEEEEFDELEFVDLFARQVTQPKKKEKKEAKPAKAKVNKVLDSKRSQNVGIFITSQHLDIADVENAVYNFDTSVLDLEVLQQIYEVRGSEGEINMIKAANEAMPDIPLDKPEQFLLDLSKINEFAERTACFTFQATFNEELGVIHGRIHMLQSTIDVLMTSESIKRIFGMILALGNYMNGGNRTRGQADGFGLEILPKIKDVKSKDSGFTLLHFVVTKYIEKYEGEDAGTDKVQLPIPDPYVVERVSNLKFEDLESDLKDIEKNLKVCENRAEKVIAKSDEEHLQPFKDRMTEFFVKAKSEVESESESLKDCKSQFEMVMKYFQFSGKGPEVTPYDFFSVWSPFCNDFMNIWQKEQQKIVKQRMKAAEEKVKKMTEEKKDVAKKTKEVGGLKSKLKDKLKT, encoded by the exons ATGAAGGTGATAAGCTACGGTTCTCATGACGAGGACTGTGAACTTCTCAGCTACAGTGAGAGGGAATGCCATG GCAATGGCACAGAGCAGCGTGGGCGGCGGAGCGGCAGCAGCGGGGACGTGGGCGTGGTCGACAGCAACGTCCTGCGCAAGGTGGCCAGCCTGACCCTTGACCGCGCGACCATCGAGAAGAGGGTAGTCAAGCCCAAGTTTGTGCCCGAAAAGCTCGACTTCAAGATCTACGAGAAGTTTGAAG GCCAAATGCTGATCAATTGGTTTGTAAGTGCCTTCAGCGAGGGTCACTACCTCCGGCATGTGATCACTCCGCAGGACCTGAAGATCCTTGCCACACAGTTCTGCACGCATCTCCTAGCTGCGGGAGTGATCCGGCAGATTGAGGATTCTGGGGCTCCTCTTGAGCTTCTGTTTAGG CCTGACCTCATGTATTACTGGTCCCACACGGAGGCATCACCCGCACAGATCTTGACCCCAGGCAAGCTCTCCCCTTCAGCCTGGCCACCACCTAACTTTGCTGAACTCATTTCCTCATCCCGTCCAGGGGCAAAGTACACCGAGGCAG GCCCACTCCCTGATGTATCCCCCCATAGTGATACTAACGGGATAGTTATCGAAGCGGAAGTTGACGATAATAAgaacggggagggagaag AATTCCAGCAAGTGGTGATGGGACTCAAAAGAGAACACAAGGAGTCTCTCGACCGCGTGGAGAGGGACCAGGAGGTGAATCTGTTCAACCTGCGAGGGGAGCAGGCGGAGAAGCTGTGCCAGTACGAGCAGAAAATCCGGGAGCTTGAGGTTGAGCTGGAGAAGCTTAAGACTGTCTCGGCAATTCAG GAACTCACAGCCAAGACGTGTGCGGACTTTGACTCGCCCTCGATACCCTTATCCCCTAAGAAGGCACCAGCATCCCCTGGTAGTGGCCCACCAT TCCCAGGTATGGgcccgcctccccctcctgttCCCCCTGGCATGAGagggcctcctccacctcccttcggTGGGCcggcccctttccccgcccccccgcctGGTGGCTGGAATGCAGCACGCCCGGCTG CTGTGC CAGTTCTTCGGAAGGCTCCAGTCAACCCAAAGATGGCCATGAAGCCTCTTTACTGGACGAGAATTCAGCTGAAGACGCCCAAACCCCCCAAGCC GAGAAAAGCTGACATTCCACTTTGGGACGAAATTGAGGAAGAGGAGTTTGACGAGCTGGAGTTCGTTGACCTTTTTGCTCGACAGGTTACACAGcccaagaagaaggagaagaaggaggccaAGCCAGCGAAGGCCAAG GTAAACAAAGTCCTGGACAGCAAACGTTCACAGAATGTGGGAATCTTCATTACAAGTCAACATCTAGATATCGCAGATGTGGAGAATG CTGTTTACAACTTTGACACCTCCGTCCTAGACCTTGAAGTTCTTCAGCAAATATATGAAGTT agaggaagtgaaggagagatcAACATGATTAAAGCAGCTAATGAAGCCATGCCAGATATCCCCCTTGATAAACCTGAACA GTTCCTCCTCGACttgtcaaaaataaatgaatttgctGAGCGAACAGCATGTTTCACCTTCCAAGCAACTTTCAACGAAGAGCTGGGCGTCATACATGGAAGAATACACATGTTGCAGTCTACTATAGAT GTACTCATGACGAGTGAGAGCATCAAGAGAATATTTGGGATGATCCTGGCCCTTGGTAATTACATGAACGGCGGCAACAGGACTAGGGGCCAGGCAGATGGATTTGGTCTCGAGATCCTTCCGAAGATCAAGGACGTCAAGAGCAAGGACTCGGGCTTCACACTCTTGCACTTTGTTGTTACTAAGTATATTGAG AAATATGAAGGGGAGGACGCAGGCACTGACAAAGTCCAGCTGCCAATCCCAGACCCTTATGTTGTAGAGCGCGTGTCCAACCTTAAATTCGAAGACTTGGAATCCGACTTGAAAGATATTGAAAAGAATCTAAAAG TGTGTGAAAATCGAGCTGAGAAGGTGATAGCAAAGTCAGATGAGGAGCATTTGCAGCCATTTAAGGACAGGATGACGGAGTTCTTTGTGAAAG CTAAGAGTGAAGTGGAATCAGAGAGTGAAAGTTTAAAGGACTGTAAAAGTCA attTGAAATGGTGATGAAGTATTTCCAGTTCAGTGGAAAAGGACCTGAAGTCACACCCTATGATTTCTTCAGTGTTTGGTCGCCCTTCTGCAATGACTTCATGAACATTTGGCAGAAAGAACAGCAGAAGATTGTCAAGCAGAG AATGAAGGCTGCAGAagagaaggtaaagaaaatgacggaagagaagaaagatgttGCCAAGAAAACCAAAGAGGTCGGAGGGTTGAAGAGCAAACTCAAGGACAAGTTGAAGACTTAG